In Platichthys flesus chromosome 20, fPlaFle2.1, whole genome shotgun sequence, a single genomic region encodes these proteins:
- the bhlha15 gene encoding class A basic helix-loop-helix protein 15: MKSKRKAVKPSSGTWSDPEPELEPDTEPEPGSSEQEGSEASVRIGGSWRGSLRSGGRNRQGGGGGGRRRRQHSSSTKERSLRRLESNERERQRMHKLNNAFQALQEAIPHVKTDKKLSKIETLTLAKNYIKALTTVVVDMSGACLPTGGVPSEASAAKLLQCYQQHLEDDGEDDLTQYLTHMHSFSQRS; the protein is encoded by the coding sequence ATGAAGTCCAAAAGGAAGGCCGTCAAACCATCCAGCGGGACCTGGTCGGACCCGGAGCCAGAGCTAGAGCCGGACACGGAACCAGAACCCGGCTCCAGCGAGCAGGAGGGCTCGGAGGCATCGGTGCGGATCGGCGGCTCCTGGAGGGGGTCGCTGAGGAGCGGGGGCAGGAACCGCCAGGGGGGAGGCGGCggagggaggcggaggaggcagCACTCCTCCAGCACCAAAGAGCGCAGCCTCCGCCGCCTGGAGAGCAACGAGCGGGAGCGCCAGCGCATGCACAAACTCAACAACGCCTTCCAAGCGCTGCAGGAGGCCATCCCGCACGTCAAGACCGACAAGAAGCTGTCCAAGATCGAGACCCTGACCCTGGCCAAGAATTACATCAAAGCCCTCACCACCGTCGTCGTTGACATGTCAGGGGCATGCCTGCCCACTGGTGGGGTCCCATCAGAGGCCAGTGCCGCCAAGCTGCTCCAGTGCTACCAGCAGCACCTGGAGGACGACGGGGAGGACGATCTCACCCAGTACCTCACCCACATGCATAGCTTCAGCCAGCGCAGCTAA
- the LOC133975778 gene encoding uncharacterized protein LOC133975778 produces MALADEKRQLTKCIPDQRGRAALTLWRNIERRSSPWSSSFPLSPQRCCLLEAPLQHSALTSSVSDRPKEASWKTLILNMWDIFTLITRNVNLTTQHHVCTMNHPKRLIIFCDEDIPVQLYNDIGSTQDCRTIIGTTGCSDKPNVSIHLKNAYLPCDLNNNSEEDHSEVFHGENLNIRKGLLKSHQIYNRPGQSSERDRKLRRSVSFDDDVTVLLFDQEGPTMELRPEPSTSQPNTTTINLPDVPLDDCGLEWEDDFSALEWSWHLQRVSRSLHSTLTPSTPSWTAASRPQRYLPSQTCLFLTHVAESDLEL; encoded by the exons ATGGCGCTGGCTGATGAGAAGCGGCAGCTGACCAAGTGTATCCCTGACCAACGAGGAAGAGCAGCCCTTACCTTGTGGAGGAACATTGAACGCAGATCAAGCCCATGGTCAtcatccttccctctctctcctcagcgcTGTTGTCTTCTAGAGGCGCCTCTCCAGCACTCAGCATTAACTTCTTCTGTCTCAGATCGTCCGAAGGAGGCTTCATGGAAAACACTTATCTTAAATATGTGGGACATTTTCACTTTGATCACAAGGAATGTAAATTTAACAACCCAGCATCATGTTTGTACAATGAATCACCCAAAGAGGTTGATCATTTTCTGCGATGAGGATATACCCGTGCAGCTTTATAATGACATAGGCAGCACTCAAGATTGCAGAACAATTATAGGAACTACTGGTTGTAGTGACAAACCCAATGTgtcaattcatttaaaaaatgcctATTTACCCTGTGATCTTAACAATAACTCTGAGGAGGATCACAGTGAAGTGTTTCATGGGGAGAATCTTAATATACGCAAAGGTCTTTTAAAATCCCACCAAATCTACAATCGTCCCGGACAGTCATCCGAAAGGGACAGGAAACTGAGGAGGAGTGTGTCCTTCGATGATGACGTCACCGTTCTCCTGTTTGATCAG GAGGGTCCCACGATGGAGCTGCGCCCTGAGCCCTCCACATCTCAACCAAACACTACTACCATCAACCTGCCAGATGTCCCATTAGACGACTGTG GCCTGGAGTGGGAAGACGACTTCTCAGCTCTGGAGTGGAGCTGGCACCTCCAGCGAGTCAGTCGCTCCCTGCACTCCACCCTTACCCCGTCAACACCGAGCTGGACTGCTGCGTCCAGGCCGCAGCGGTACCTCCCGTCTCAAACCTGCCTCTTCCTCACCCATGTCGCTGAGTCAGACCTCGAGCTGTGA